In one window of Cohaesibacter gelatinilyticus DNA:
- the fdxA gene encoding ferredoxin FdxA produces MTYVVLDNCIRCKYTDCVEVCPVDCFYEGENWLVINPDECIDCGVCEPECPAEAIKPDTEPGLEDWIKLNTKYSEIWPNITVKKDPMPESDKWDGVENKLQFLSPEPGEGD; encoded by the coding sequence ATGACTTATGTCGTCTTGGACAACTGTATTCGCTGTAAATACACAGACTGCGTAGAAGTCTGTCCTGTTGATTGCTTCTATGAAGGCGAAAACTGGTTGGTAATCAATCCAGATGAATGTATCGATTGCGGCGTTTGTGAACCGGAATGTCCGGCGGAAGCTATTAAGCCCGATACTGAGCCAGGTCTTGAAGACTGGATCAAGCTCAATACCAAATATTCTGAAATTTGGCCGAATATCACGGTCAAGAAAGATCCAATGCCCGAATCCGATAAATGGGATGGCGTTGAAAACAAGCTGCAATTCCTTTCCCCGGA
- a CDS encoding RNA-binding S4 domain-containing protein, with product MQDPTVKLRIDKWLWYARVAKTRTLAAKLVGSGHVRVNSEKILAAKFGVKEGDVLTIARDSRIRILKIAALGERRGPASEAQLLYEDLTPVVEKTAKSPEPVVDKRDAGAGRPTKRDRRQIMRFKNGD from the coding sequence ATGCAGGACCCAACCGTCAAACTCCGGATTGATAAATGGCTTTGGTATGCCAGGGTTGCGAAAACGCGCACTCTGGCTGCCAAACTTGTGGGATCTGGTCATGTGCGAGTGAATAGTGAAAAGATTCTGGCTGCGAAGTTCGGAGTAAAGGAGGGTGATGTACTGACCATCGCCCGGGACAGTCGCATTCGCATATTGAAAATTGCCGCGCTTGGAGAACGGCGAGGACCTGCCTCTGAGGCGCAATTGCTCTATGAAGATTTGACTCCGGTGGTGGAAAAGACTGCTAAGTCACCGGAACCTGTTGTTGATAAACGTGATGCAGGAGCGGGCCGACCGACAAAGCGCGATCGCAGACAGATCATGCGATTCAAAAACGGGGATTGA
- a CDS encoding helicase-related protein — translation MTKRKDISSPFEKLANLKIDPVKPKISPDAARLVERAKEHQQQAMDQNFRRPAMTAKAEKNDIDQFAAKAFGVELSDETSLTPAHLDVAKGKITAVLGPTNTGKTHMAIERMVGHSSGLIGLPLRLLAREVYGKIVAKVGKEQVALHTGEERIVPAKARYHVCTVEAMPAKADVAFVAIDEIQLAADFERGHVFTDRLLHLRGREETLLLGAETMRPMIEQLLPHANIVTRPRMSQLTYAGAKKVSRLSRRSAIVTFSVNDVYAIAELVRRQRGGAAVVMGSLSPRTRNAQVELFQNGDVDYLIATDAVGMGLNLDVDHVAFASEQKFDGFQYRRLTAAELAQVAGRAGRHTRDGTFGVTGRVQPFEDELVEQLECHIFQPLKLLQWRNRILDFSSYRSLIKSLEEVPNRQGLTKALPASDVQALELLYKDVTIRRQIGEEDSLRLLWDVCQVPDYRKIAPTNHAELIAKVFTQLHKRGHLATEWLSSQLSFADRTDGDIDTLANRIAHIRTWTFIANKKGWLEDPFLWQERTRAVEDRLSDALHERLTKRFVDRRTSVLMKRLREKAMLEAEITATGDVLVEGQHVGQLQGFRFAPDVSAEGQDAKAIRAAAQKVLSVEFESRSERIAGAANDQFLLSGDGLLRWQGAPIAKLVAGDEALRPRLMVLADEGLTGAALDAVQSRINLWLTNHINLLLQPLVDLANTAELEGIAKGLAFQLVENLGILDRRSVAEDVRALDQDARASLRKFGVRFGAYHIYIPVLLKPAPSTLLVMMWALQNGGLDQAGIVEVPALSASGRTSIPIDESITPALYKTVGFGVYGKRAVRIDILERLADLIRPLLSWRPSEESPEPPEGAMERGFTVTVAMTSLLGCAGEDFSTILKSLGYRVERRKIEEEPKSEETIASETKVEDEAAVAPEAEIESAETLDEASTEAEAEVEEEKWLEIWRPAGRGERKGPRPAGRKGGFKDAGKGKFGSNRNGGRGEGGKGRGKPGEKSRKPQRSAVPRKEKVADPDSPFAALAALKANMGQDK, via the coding sequence ATGACGAAGCGCAAAGATATTTCCTCTCCTTTTGAAAAATTGGCGAATTTGAAGATTGATCCGGTTAAGCCAAAGATCAGTCCGGATGCTGCCCGGTTGGTGGAACGTGCCAAGGAACATCAGCAGCAAGCGATGGATCAGAATTTTCGTCGCCCGGCTATGACCGCAAAAGCTGAGAAAAATGATATCGACCAGTTCGCTGCCAAGGCTTTTGGTGTGGAATTGTCTGATGAGACCTCTCTGACACCTGCGCACTTGGATGTGGCAAAGGGCAAGATCACCGCCGTTCTGGGCCCGACCAATACAGGCAAGACCCATATGGCGATCGAGCGGATGGTGGGACATTCCTCCGGTTTGATCGGATTGCCATTGCGGCTTTTGGCTCGTGAAGTCTATGGCAAGATTGTTGCCAAGGTGGGTAAGGAGCAGGTGGCACTGCATACGGGGGAGGAGCGGATTGTTCCTGCCAAGGCCCGCTATCATGTCTGTACAGTCGAAGCGATGCCCGCAAAAGCAGATGTCGCCTTTGTTGCTATTGATGAGATCCAGCTGGCGGCAGACTTTGAGCGTGGTCATGTCTTTACCGACCGACTGCTGCACCTGCGCGGGCGGGAGGAGACATTGCTGTTGGGTGCTGAAACGATGCGGCCCATGATTGAGCAGCTTTTGCCCCATGCAAATATCGTGACGCGTCCACGCATGTCGCAGTTGACTTATGCAGGAGCCAAGAAAGTATCCCGTCTGTCGCGTCGTTCTGCCATTGTCACCTTTTCTGTCAATGATGTTTATGCCATTGCCGAGCTGGTTCGTCGCCAGCGGGGCGGAGCCGCTGTGGTGATGGGCAGTCTTTCTCCCCGGACCCGTAATGCTCAGGTGGAATTGTTTCAGAATGGCGATGTGGATTATCTGATTGCGACGGATGCCGTCGGTATGGGGCTCAATCTGGACGTGGACCATGTGGCTTTTGCATCCGAGCAAAAATTTGATGGCTTCCAATATCGCCGTCTGACTGCAGCCGAACTGGCGCAGGTGGCCGGGCGTGCAGGACGTCATACGCGTGATGGCACCTTTGGGGTGACCGGGCGCGTGCAGCCCTTTGAGGATGAGTTGGTAGAGCAATTGGAATGTCACATCTTCCAACCGCTGAAATTACTGCAATGGCGCAACCGGATTCTGGATTTTTCTTCCTATCGATCTCTGATCAAATCCTTGGAAGAAGTTCCTAACAGGCAAGGATTGACGAAAGCCTTGCCTGCCAGTGATGTACAAGCGCTGGAATTGCTTTATAAAGATGTCACGATTAGACGACAGATTGGAGAAGAAGACAGTCTGCGTCTGTTATGGGATGTGTGCCAGGTACCTGACTATCGCAAGATAGCACCGACAAACCATGCGGAATTGATCGCCAAAGTCTTCACCCAGTTGCATAAACGTGGCCATTTGGCCACAGAATGGCTGTCTTCGCAGCTTTCTTTTGCAGATCGGACGGATGGTGATATTGACACATTGGCCAATAGAATTGCACATATCCGAACTTGGACGTTCATTGCGAATAAAAAGGGGTGGCTAGAGGATCCCTTTTTGTGGCAAGAACGAACCAGAGCTGTTGAAGATCGTCTGTCTGACGCTCTTCATGAGCGGTTAACCAAGCGCTTTGTAGATCGGCGCACAAGTGTATTGATGAAACGTCTGAGAGAAAAAGCAATGCTCGAAGCGGAAATTACTGCTACCGGTGATGTGCTGGTGGAAGGTCAGCATGTTGGACAATTGCAAGGATTTCGCTTTGCGCCCGATGTGAGTGCTGAAGGCCAGGATGCCAAAGCCATTCGCGCCGCAGCGCAGAAGGTCTTGTCTGTCGAATTCGAAAGCAGATCCGAAAGAATAGCGGGAGCGGCGAATGACCAGTTCCTGTTGTCTGGTGATGGTCTGTTGCGTTGGCAAGGTGCTCCTATCGCCAAGTTGGTTGCAGGTGATGAGGCATTGCGCCCGCGCCTGATGGTGCTGGCTGATGAAGGTCTGACTGGTGCAGCTCTGGATGCGGTTCAGTCTCGCATCAATTTATGGCTGACCAATCATATCAATCTTTTGCTTCAGCCATTGGTGGATCTGGCCAATACAGCCGAGCTGGAAGGCATTGCAAAAGGTCTGGCGTTCCAGTTGGTCGAGAATCTTGGTATTCTGGATCGCCGCTCGGTTGCCGAAGATGTCCGCGCACTTGATCAGGATGCCCGTGCTTCCCTGCGCAAGTTCGGCGTACGCTTTGGTGCCTATCATATTTATATTCCTGTTCTTCTGAAACCTGCCCCCAGCACGTTGCTCGTTATGATGTGGGCCTTGCAGAATGGTGGCTTGGATCAGGCTGGAATTGTTGAAGTACCGGCTTTGTCAGCTTCTGGACGTACTTCCATTCCGATTGATGAGAGCATCACGCCAGCGCTTTATAAGACTGTTGGCTTTGGCGTTTATGGCAAACGAGCCGTCCGTATCGATATTCTGGAGCGTCTTGCTGATCTCATTCGTCCGCTGCTTAGCTGGCGTCCAAGTGAAGAATCTCCGGAGCCGCCAGAAGGTGCAATGGAGCGTGGGTTCACCGTAACAGTGGCCATGACATCCCTGCTTGGTTGCGCTGGCGAAGATTTCTCCACAATTTTAAAGTCTCTTGGTTACCGGGTTGAACGCCGCAAAATCGAGGAAGAACCAAAATCTGAGGAAACTATTGCTTCTGAAACAAAGGTTGAAGACGAAGCCGCTGTAGCACCAGAAGCCGAAATTGAGTCCGCTGAGACGCTTGATGAAGCATCCACAGAAGCTGAAGCTGAAGTGGAAGAAGAAAAGTGGCTTGAAATCTGGCGTCCTGCTGGTCGCGGAGAGCGCAAGGGTCCTCGCCCTGCTGGGCGCAAAGGTGGTTTCAAGGATGCTGGCAAGGGCAAATTCGGCTCCAACCGTAATGGTGGCCGTGGTGAAGGTGGCAAAGGTCGCGGTAAGCCTGGCGAGAAATCCCGTAAGCCACAACGCTCCGCTGTACCTCGCAAGGAAAAAGTGGCCGACCCAGATTCCCCATTTGCTGCATTGGCTGCACTGAAAGCCAATATGGGACAGGACAAATAA
- a CDS encoding DUF3108 domain-containing protein: protein MGLINQFAAAKSARVEMQQMARNEYARQSAINISKMEMRSARLVCSMLVAGLAWIGQEVSANAADVKASFGMSIAGIPVGKGGVSATIKGRNYTIDGFAKTSGVSRMFIDSKGRAVSKGRFRGDKLMPSSYALNSKENKIRNVVQIAMRSGNVKDFSASPPPSKVSDRIPLKRVHTRGIVDPLSGLLLSTKSLKDRVGKSVCNRTVRMFDGRWRYNIELYYKGKQDVRASNKKGYTGPVTKCGARLRFVAGHRPNKKSTKFMERNKDLEVWFVPVGNEPVVAVYRLQIGTMVGRLVLQARNWQVN, encoded by the coding sequence ATGGGTTTGATCAATCAATTTGCGGCTGCCAAATCAGCCAGAGTCGAGATGCAACAAATGGCCCGAAATGAATATGCACGTCAATCCGCAATTAACATCTCCAAGATGGAGATGCGATCTGCAAGGCTGGTTTGTTCCATGCTGGTTGCAGGACTGGCATGGATAGGGCAGGAAGTTTCTGCCAATGCTGCTGACGTCAAAGCCAGTTTTGGTATGTCCATCGCCGGGATTCCGGTTGGCAAGGGCGGCGTCAGCGCAACGATCAAAGGTCGGAATTATACGATTGACGGGTTTGCCAAAACCTCAGGTGTGTCTCGTATGTTCATTGATAGCAAGGGCCGTGCTGTCAGTAAGGGCCGCTTTCGCGGCGACAAGCTGATGCCAAGTTCCTATGCTTTGAATTCCAAGGAAAACAAAATTCGCAATGTCGTGCAGATCGCCATGCGCTCCGGCAATGTGAAGGATTTCTCTGCATCTCCTCCGCCATCCAAGGTCTCGGATCGGATTCCTTTGAAGCGAGTTCATACACGCGGTATTGTTGATCCGCTAAGCGGCCTGTTACTATCGACCAAGTCTTTGAAGGATCGTGTTGGCAAGAGCGTCTGCAATCGCACGGTTCGCATGTTTGACGGTCGTTGGCGTTACAATATCGAGCTTTATTACAAAGGTAAGCAGGATGTGCGGGCCAGCAACAAAAAGGGATATACAGGTCCCGTAACCAAATGCGGTGCACGGTTGCGCTTTGTTGCGGGGCATCGTCCGAATAAGAAAAGCACCAAATTCATGGAAAGAAACAAGGATTTGGAAGTCTGGTTCGTACCAGTTGGTAATGAACCAGTCGTTGCTGTCTATCGCTTGCAGATCGGCACCATGGTCGGTCGTCTGGTGTTGCAAGCCAGAAATTGGCAAGTGAACTGA
- the rpmB gene encoding 50S ribosomal protein L28 yields MARRCELTGKGVQSGNNVSHAKNRTRRRFLPNLVNVTLLSETLGTGVKMRISAHALRSVEHRGGLDAFLAKAKDAELSTGALAIKRKIEKAQVAAS; encoded by the coding sequence ATGGCACGGCGCTGTGAATTGACCGGCAAAGGCGTACAGTCCGGTAACAATGTGAGCCACGCGAAAAACAGAACTCGTCGCCGTTTTCTGCCTAACCTGGTCAACGTGACCCTGTTGAGCGAAACTCTCGGCACCGGTGTCAAGATGCGCATCAGCGCTCATGCACTGCGTTCTGTTGAGCATCGCGGTGGCCTTGATGCATTCTTGGCAAAAGCGAAAGATGCCGAACTGTCTACTGGTGCTCTGGCTATCAAGCGTAAGATCGAAAAGGCTCAGGTAGCTGCTTCTTAA
- a CDS encoding queuosine precursor transporter, with the protein MVASRNGLILATLAMALTVVASNYLVQFPFAPLGLQDLLTWGAFTYPIAFLVTDLTNRKFGAHSARKVVFVGFALAVIWSIWVATPRIAIASGTAFLTAQLLDIFVFNKLRESRWWQAPLISSFLGSSLDTLLFFGMAFATSFALLDTSFGMQADAFPSDTAPFLLMEAVQAPRWISWAIGDYVVKLLVSLAMLAPYRALINRSDKTDNMAAA; encoded by the coding sequence ATGGTTGCTTCCCGCAATGGCCTCATCCTGGCCACTCTGGCAATGGCGCTGACCGTTGTTGCCTCAAACTATCTGGTGCAGTTTCCATTCGCACCTTTGGGCTTGCAGGATCTTCTCACCTGGGGTGCCTTTACCTATCCAATTGCCTTTCTGGTGACCGATCTGACCAATCGCAAGTTCGGTGCGCACTCGGCGCGCAAAGTGGTCTTCGTTGGCTTCGCTCTTGCTGTTATCTGGTCCATCTGGGTCGCAACACCGCGCATTGCAATTGCCTCTGGCACCGCCTTTCTCACGGCGCAATTGCTAGACATCTTCGTCTTCAACAAGCTTCGTGAAAGCCGTTGGTGGCAGGCTCCTCTGATCTCATCTTTCCTAGGCTCAAGCCTTGATACCTTGCTCTTCTTTGGCATGGCCTTCGCAACCAGCTTTGCACTTCTGGATACCAGCTTTGGCATGCAGGCAGATGCTTTTCCCTCTGACACGGCCCCCTTCCTTTTGATGGAAGCTGTACAGGCGCCACGCTGGATCAGCTGGGCCATCGGTGACTATGTCGTCAAGCTGCTGGTCTCACTGGCCATGCTTGCCCCTTATCGCGCTCTGATCAACCGTTCTGACAAAACCGACAATATGGCTGCGGCCTGA
- a CDS encoding esterase-like activity of phytase family protein, with product MLKVRSLSARFLKSILSALMLCFGLVADTKATPFTIQSEVISHFDRLQPDRDIFGKLQFIGGLELTSPDNEAFGGLSGFSWQSADRFVAISDEGRYVSARLMLSGGRPIGIDQARMNKLPPVAKDKRYFKRDSEGLDIVGNRIWVSYEGSDRLAIYHPNSSGKLSLGKTLFPGKAIARLNKGNKGFESIAVGPDGSAHAGSVVILSENVTKKTVRGWILKQGVYHAFTMPQVDNLRPTDAAFLANGDLVIVERSFSFLGGLKIQLRRILAKNLLPGTISNIETLFRGDLRYELDNIEGLAVQSMPDGSSILTLISDDNFNSLQRTLLLQFSLAQ from the coding sequence TTGTTGAAAGTTCGTTCCTTGTCTGCTCGTTTTCTGAAGTCGATCTTATCTGCTCTGATGCTCTGTTTTGGTTTGGTAGCAGATACGAAGGCTACGCCTTTTACCATCCAATCGGAGGTGATCTCTCATTTTGATCGTTTGCAGCCAGATCGCGATATTTTCGGTAAGTTGCAATTCATCGGCGGATTGGAACTAACCAGTCCTGATAATGAGGCGTTTGGTGGTTTGTCCGGTTTCTCATGGCAGTCGGCAGATCGATTTGTCGCCATCTCTGATGAAGGGCGGTATGTAAGCGCGCGGTTGATGCTTTCAGGTGGGCGCCCGATTGGAATTGATCAGGCGCGTATGAACAAGTTGCCGCCAGTGGCCAAGGATAAGAGATATTTCAAGAGAGACTCCGAAGGACTTGATATAGTCGGAAACCGAATCTGGGTAAGCTACGAAGGCTCTGACAGGCTGGCAATTTATCACCCGAATTCTTCCGGCAAGCTATCTCTTGGCAAGACCCTCTTTCCGGGTAAGGCGATTGCCCGTTTGAACAAGGGTAATAAAGGGTTCGAATCCATTGCTGTTGGGCCAGATGGTAGTGCCCATGCCGGATCTGTGGTCATTCTCTCAGAGAATGTGACCAAGAAGACGGTTCGTGGCTGGATCCTCAAACAGGGTGTCTATCATGCTTTCACCATGCCGCAGGTGGATAATTTGAGGCCAACGGATGCGGCTTTTCTTGCCAACGGAGATTTGGTGATCGTCGAGCGGTCTTTTTCGTTTCTGGGTGGACTGAAAATTCAGCTGCGTCGCATTCTGGCTAAAAATCTTCTACCTGGCACTATTTCCAATATCGAGACCCTGTTTCGTGGGGATTTGCGTTATGAACTGGATAATATCGAAGGTCTGGCGGTTCAGTCGATGCCGGACGGGTCTTCTATTCTGACGCTCATATCAGATGATAATTTCAATAGCCTGCAGCGGACACTTTTGCTGCAATTCAGCCTTGCTCAGTGA
- the cobT gene encoding cobaltochelatase subunit CobT → MSGKPHHKLHGQIEPNERLKRSVGGTLKAIAGHVDLEVHFSADRPILTQGQVRLPEPPRKLSPEAAAILRGQADSLALRVACHNSQVHAKHAPEGSRAKNVFDAVEFARVESIGARQMEGLASNVSAMLEDRYSRIAPPDSSRPEEAPLDHVLSLLVRERLTGMPIPPSAQNLVTQWRDWVEQMAGDSLEKLEEDINDQARFARRLRRVLADLDVADDMGGDPEDSDENSDDTDSGNNEDAQQDQTSEDANSGEQEQEEQAEQSAEEMEAGESESEEQFSQDMQDIDDQVGDESGETLQPKDYGRNEPESGYKVYSKAFDEIISAEELCEAAELDRLRAQLDKQLQNLHSVVARLANRLQRRLLAQQNRGWDFDLEEGLLDTARLTRVVTDPMRPLSFKWERDTEFRDTVVTLLIDNSGSMRGRPISIAATCADILARTLERCNVKVEILGFTTKAWKGGQSREAWMKAEKPANPGRLNDLRHIIYKSADSPWRRARRNLGLMMREGLLKENIDGEALDWAHKRLLQRPEQRKILMMISDGAPVDDSTLSVNPGNYLEKHLRDVIEEIENRSPVNLLAIGIGHDVTRYYKRALTIIDAEELGGAMTEKLAEMFDENVSDMRWEKGAGRVRSRR, encoded by the coding sequence ATGTCAGGCAAGCCGCATCACAAATTGCATGGTCAGATAGAGCCCAATGAGCGCTTGAAGCGTTCGGTGGGAGGCACATTGAAGGCAATTGCCGGACATGTGGATCTTGAGGTGCATTTTTCTGCCGATCGGCCAATTCTGACACAGGGGCAGGTCCGGTTGCCCGAACCCCCGCGCAAGTTAAGCCCGGAAGCAGCTGCTATTCTGCGAGGGCAGGCGGATTCGCTCGCTTTACGGGTCGCTTGTCACAATTCTCAAGTGCATGCCAAACACGCACCCGAAGGGTCACGCGCAAAAAATGTGTTTGATGCGGTGGAGTTTGCTCGCGTTGAAAGCATTGGTGCCCGGCAGATGGAAGGCTTGGCAAGCAATGTTTCTGCCATGCTGGAAGATCGCTATAGCCGTATTGCGCCACCTGACAGTTCGCGCCCGGAAGAAGCTCCACTTGATCATGTGTTGTCGTTGCTGGTTCGCGAGCGTCTGACAGGTATGCCTATTCCTCCGTCTGCCCAGAATCTGGTCACACAATGGCGTGACTGGGTGGAGCAAATGGCTGGTGACAGCCTGGAGAAGCTGGAAGAGGATATTAACGATCAGGCCCGTTTCGCCCGTCGTTTGCGCCGGGTGCTGGCTGATCTGGATGTCGCCGATGACATGGGGGGCGACCCGGAAGATAGTGACGAGAATTCAGACGATACTGATAGCGGCAATAACGAAGATGCACAGCAGGATCAGACATCGGAAGATGCAAACAGCGGCGAGCAGGAACAAGAAGAGCAGGCGGAACAATCTGCCGAAGAAATGGAAGCAGGCGAGAGTGAGTCGGAAGAACAATTCTCGCAAGACATGCAGGATATTGATGATCAAGTGGGTGATGAGAGCGGTGAGACGCTGCAGCCCAAGGATTATGGTCGCAATGAACCTGAAAGTGGCTACAAGGTCTACAGCAAGGCTTTTGACGAGATTATCTCCGCCGAGGAATTGTGTGAAGCTGCCGAGTTGGATCGCTTGCGCGCGCAGCTCGACAAACAGTTGCAGAATTTGCACAGCGTTGTGGCGCGCCTTGCCAACCGCTTGCAGCGCCGGTTGCTGGCTCAACAGAACCGTGGTTGGGATTTTGATCTGGAAGAGGGCTTGCTGGATACGGCACGCCTGACCCGTGTAGTGACCGACCCGATGCGCCCGCTTTCCTTCAAATGGGAGCGTGACACCGAGTTTCGCGATACCGTCGTGACCTTGCTGATCGATAACTCGGGGTCCATGCGCGGGCGTCCAATTTCCATCGCTGCTACATGCGCCGATATCCTGGCGCGTACGTTGGAGCGGTGCAATGTGAAGGTCGAAATTTTGGGCTTCACCACCAAGGCGTGGAAAGGCGGGCAATCCCGCGAGGCATGGATGAAGGCAGAAAAGCCAGCCAATCCCGGTCGTTTGAACGATTTGCGCCATATTATCTATAAGTCTGCGGATAGTCCATGGCGTCGCGCACGGCGGAATTTAGGCCTTATGATGCGTGAAGGCTTGCTGAAAGAGAATATAGATGGAGAAGCGCTGGATTGGGCGCATAAACGTTTGCTGCAAAGGCCCGAGCAACGCAAGATCCTGATGATGATTTCAGACGGTGCACCGGTGGATGATTCCACCTTGTCAGTCAATCCGGGCAATTATCTTGAAAAGCATCTGCGCGATGTGATTGAGGAAATTGAAAATCGCTCTCCTGTCAATCTGCTGGCGATTGGTATCGGTCATGATGTGACCCGCTATTACAAACGTGCTTTGACCATCATTGATGCAGAAGAGCTGGGTGGTGCGATGACCGAGAAACTGGCGGAAATGTTTGATGAAAATGTTTCCGATATGCGATGGGAAAAAGGTGCGGGTCGGGTTCGCTCACGGCGTTAA
- the cobS gene encoding cobaltochelatase subunit CobS has translation MSQEIANMPDTEVSVREVFGLDVDLMVPAFSKASDHVPDLDPDYLFDRETTLAILAGFTHNRRVMISGYHGTGKSSHIEQVAARLNWPCVRVNLDSHISRIDLVGKDAIVLKDGKQITEFRDGILPWALQNNVALVFDEYDAGRPDVMFVIQRVLEVAGRLTLLDQNRVIRPHPSFRLFATANTVGLGDTSGLYHGTQQINQGQMDRWSIVTTLNYLPHDNEVGIVRAKVKTLSDDVASKMVRVADLTRNAFMNGDLSTVMSPRSVITWGENADIFGDIGFAFRVTFLNKCDELEQPLVAEFYQRCFGEELPESALNVAVS, from the coding sequence ATGAGTCAAGAAATCGCCAATATGCCTGATACCGAAGTTTCTGTTCGGGAGGTTTTTGGTCTGGATGTGGATTTGATGGTTCCGGCTTTCTCCAAAGCCAGTGATCATGTGCCAGATCTTGATCCGGATTATCTGTTTGATCGTGAAACCACCTTGGCGATTCTGGCAGGCTTCACCCATAATCGTCGTGTGATGATTTCAGGTTATCACGGCACGGGGAAATCCTCTCATATCGAGCAGGTTGCAGCCCGTTTGAACTGGCCTTGTGTCCGTGTGAATCTGGATAGCCATATTTCTCGGATCGATCTGGTGGGCAAGGACGCCATCGTTCTTAAAGATGGCAAGCAGATCACGGAATTCCGTGATGGTATCCTGCCGTGGGCATTGCAGAATAATGTGGCTCTGGTATTCGATGAATATGATGCCGGTCGCCCTGACGTAATGTTCGTGATTCAGCGTGTTCTGGAAGTGGCAGGTCGCTTGACCCTGCTTGACCAAAATCGCGTGATCCGTCCGCATCCATCATTCCGCCTGTTCGCGACTGCCAACACCGTTGGTTTGGGCGATACGTCCGGTCTGTATCATGGTACCCAGCAGATCAACCAGGGCCAGATGGATCGTTGGTCCATTGTCACCACACTGAATTATCTGCCTCATGACAATGAAGTCGGGATCGTTCGTGCCAAGGTCAAGACCCTGTCCGATGATGTTGCGTCCAAGATGGTACGTGTTGCAGACCTGACCCGTAATGCCTTCATGAATGGCGATCTTTCCACCGTGATGAGCCCGCGCAGCGTTATCACCTGGGGTGAGAATGCTGACATCTTTGGCGATATTGGCTTTGCCTTCCGTGTGACTTTCTTGAACAAATGCGATGAGCTGGAACAGCCTTTGGTGGCGGAATTCTATCAGCGCTGCTTTGGCGAAGAACTGCCGGAATCTGCATTGAATGTTGCTGTCAGCTAA
- a CDS encoding J domain-containing protein, whose product MNYDYFSGMDDDETADLTKDTATGERPTWKMGVNAWGNETHKAGETRGKSWEASGFSDGHRQRAAERERRRSRHSTQTRKLRPLEAKAFATLGLELPASNDDVKRAYKRLLKENHPDLNKGDRACEERLQAVIAAYNTLKAGGYA is encoded by the coding sequence GTGAACTACGACTATTTCTCCGGGATGGACGACGACGAAACCGCAGATCTGACCAAAGATACTGCAACTGGCGAGCGTCCGACCTGGAAAATGGGGGTGAATGCCTGGGGAAATGAAACCCATAAGGCAGGAGAGACACGCGGCAAAAGCTGGGAAGCCAGCGGGTTTTCCGATGGTCATCGCCAGCGGGCCGCCGAGCGGGAAAGACGCAGGTCTCGTCATTCTACCCAGACCCGCAAACTGCGCCCGCTGGAAGCCAAGGCATTTGCGACACTGGGTCTGGAACTCCCCGCCTCCAATGACGATGTGAAGCGTGCTTATAAGCGGCTTCTGAAGGAAAATCATCCTGATCTGAACAAGGGTGATCGCGCTTGCGAGGAGCGCTTGCAGGCGGTTATTGCTGCCTATAACACGCTCAAAGCTGGCGGATACGCCTGA
- a CDS encoding BolA family protein — protein sequence MSSAEIVEFFWAATTFGSLAATLFITAGPFAFFRLFLLFATFDRRLDANRVEEFRVQFHLSSFVPATPVSKGDKSPRKLKSNNSPLLAMTVKHTIEKKLNHQLQPDFLEVIDESEKHHGHGGWREGGQTHFAVKIQAKAFTDLSRVQAHRLVHEIIAEELAGPVHALRLEIIKP from the coding sequence ATGAGCAGCGCAGAAATTGTGGAATTCTTTTGGGCCGCCACCACGTTTGGGAGCCTTGCAGCCACCTTGTTTATCACAGCCGGGCCATTCGCATTTTTCCGCTTGTTCTTGCTTTTTGCGACGTTCGACCGCAGGCTTGATGCGAATCGAGTCGAAGAGTTTCGAGTCCAGTTTCATCTATCTAGTTTTGTTCCCGCAACACCAGTTTCTAAGGGCGACAAATCACCCAGGAAATTAAAGTCCAACAATTCACCACTGTTAGCCATGACCGTCAAGCATACAATCGAGAAAAAACTCAATCATCAACTACAGCCTGACTTCCTTGAAGTCATCGACGAATCTGAAAAGCACCATGGCCATGGTGGCTGGCGCGAAGGAGGGCAAACCCATTTCGCCGTCAAAATCCAAGCCAAAGCATTTACAGATCTGTCAAGAGTTCAGGCTCACAGATTGGTCCACGAAATCATAGCCGAAGAATTGGCAGGTCCTGTCCATGCCCTTCGTCTTGAGATCATCAAACCCTGA